One segment of Pandoraea pnomenusa DNA contains the following:
- a CDS encoding thiamine pyrophosphate-binding protein has translation MSNKTTVGEVIAAFLEQCGVQTAFGVISIHNMPILDAIARREKIRYVGARGEAGALNMADGLSRVSGGLGVAFTSTGTAAGNAAGAMVEALTAGTPVLHITGQIETEFLDRDLAYIHEAPDQLSMLNSISKAAYRVRCVDTALSTVREAVRAALTAPTGPVSVEIPIDIQAAEIEWPSDLAAPHIPVPTHDEARVAELADKLAAAHRPLLWLGGGARGAEAAVKRLVDMGFGVVTSVQGRGIVPEDHAATLGAFNIHPTVEKFYRTCDAVLVVGSRLRGNETLKYKLALPRPLYRVDADGLADNRGYRNDLFVQGDASRVLNALADRLQGRLSVDPAFHADLAAARDAAIDQVAQGLGPYRQLVAALQGALGRDFNWVRDVTISNSTWGNRLLKIFSPRAGVHALGGGIGQGMQMGIGAALAGNAKKTVALCGDGGLMVNVGELATAVQEKAPVVILLMNDQCYGVIRNIQDAQYGGRRHYVQLHQPDFAAFCASLQLKHERITHIDQAQSAVARAVAHDGPVLLEVDMLSVGNFASHFAGPPVREPANA, from the coding sequence ATGTCTAACAAAACCACCGTCGGCGAAGTCATCGCGGCGTTTCTCGAACAGTGCGGCGTGCAGACCGCATTTGGCGTGATCTCGATTCACAACATGCCGATCCTCGACGCCATCGCGCGTCGCGAAAAAATCCGCTATGTGGGCGCACGCGGCGAAGCCGGCGCGCTGAACATGGCCGACGGCCTGTCGCGCGTGTCGGGTGGCCTCGGCGTGGCGTTCACGAGCACGGGCACCGCCGCGGGCAATGCCGCCGGCGCCATGGTCGAAGCGCTCACGGCGGGCACGCCCGTGCTGCACATCACCGGTCAGATCGAGACGGAATTCCTCGACCGCGATCTGGCGTACATCCACGAAGCGCCGGACCAGCTCAGCATGCTGAACTCGATCTCCAAGGCGGCCTATCGCGTGCGCTGCGTGGACACGGCGTTGTCGACGGTGCGCGAAGCGGTGCGCGCCGCGCTCACGGCGCCGACCGGCCCGGTCAGCGTGGAGATTCCGATCGACATCCAGGCCGCCGAAATCGAGTGGCCGTCCGATCTCGCGGCGCCGCACATTCCCGTACCCACGCATGACGAGGCTCGCGTGGCGGAGCTGGCCGACAAGCTGGCGGCGGCGCATCGTCCGCTGCTGTGGCTGGGCGGCGGCGCCCGGGGCGCGGAAGCGGCCGTGAAGCGTCTGGTCGACATGGGCTTCGGCGTGGTGACGAGCGTGCAGGGGCGCGGCATCGTGCCGGAAGACCACGCCGCCACGCTCGGCGCGTTCAACATTCACCCGACGGTCGAGAAGTTCTACAGGACTTGCGACGCGGTGCTCGTCGTCGGTTCGCGCCTGCGCGGCAACGAGACGCTCAAGTACAAGCTCGCGCTGCCGCGTCCGCTGTACCGGGTCGATGCCGACGGGCTCGCGGACAATCGCGGCTACCGCAACGACCTCTTCGTGCAGGGCGACGCCTCGCGCGTGCTCAACGCGTTGGCCGACCGCCTGCAGGGGCGTCTGTCGGTCGATCCGGCATTCCACGCCGATCTGGCGGCCGCGCGCGACGCGGCGATCGACCAGGTCGCGCAAGGGCTCGGTCCGTATCGTCAGCTCGTGGCCGCGCTGCAAGGCGCGCTGGGCCGTGATTTCAACTGGGTGCGAGACGTCACGATCTCGAACAGCACGTGGGGCAATCGCCTGCTGAAGATCTTTTCGCCGCGCGCCGGGGTGCACGCGCTCGGCGGCGGCATCGGTCAGGGCATGCAGATGGGCATTGGCGCGGCGCTCGCGGGCAATGCGAAGAAGACCGTCGCGCTGTGCGGCGACGGCGGCCTCATGGTCAACGTGGGCGAGCTCGCCACGGCAGTGCAGGAGAAGGCGCCGGTCGTGATCCTGCTGATGAACGACCAGTGCTACGGCGTGATCCGCAACATTCAGGACGCGCAGTACGGCGGCCGTCGTCACTACGTGCAACTGCACCAACCGGATTTCGCCGCGTTTTGCGCGAGCCTGCAACTCAAGCATGAACGCATCACGCACATCGACCAGGCGCAGAGCGCGGTGGCGCGCGCCGTCGCGCACGACGGCCCGGTACTGCTGGAGGTCGACATGCTGTCGGTCGGCAACTTCGCGTCTCACTTTGCCGGCCCGCCGGTCCGGGAGCCCGCCAATGCATGA
- a CDS encoding SDR family oxidoreductase: MIKIDLSSRAALVTGGTSGIGLATAGRLLDAGAAVAICGRNPERLAQAEAHLRERHPQARLIAAQCNVLVESDVAALAARIRDEFGRLDMLVNNAGQGRVSTFADTTDDAWREELELKYFSVIRTTRACLPMLREAAGETGDAAIVCVNSLLALQPEPHMVATSSARAGIQNLVRSMASEFAPDRIRVNSILIGLVESGQWRRRFAEQGEGKTWQEWTGELARKKQIQLQRLGKPEEAAAAIFFLASPQSSYTTGSHIDVSGGLARHV; encoded by the coding sequence ATGATCAAGATCGACCTCTCCTCACGCGCGGCGCTGGTCACGGGCGGCACGTCCGGCATCGGCCTCGCCACGGCCGGGCGCCTGCTCGACGCCGGTGCGGCCGTGGCGATTTGCGGGCGCAACCCGGAACGTCTGGCGCAGGCCGAGGCGCATCTGCGCGAGCGTCACCCGCAGGCGCGCCTCATCGCGGCGCAATGCAACGTGCTCGTCGAGAGCGACGTTGCGGCGCTCGCCGCGCGTATCCGCGACGAATTCGGCCGTCTCGACATGCTTGTCAACAATGCGGGCCAGGGCCGTGTCTCGACGTTCGCGGACACCACCGACGACGCCTGGCGCGAAGAGCTCGAACTGAAATACTTCAGCGTGATCCGCACCACCCGCGCCTGCCTGCCGATGCTGCGCGAGGCCGCGGGCGAGACCGGGGATGCGGCCATCGTCTGCGTCAATTCGCTGCTTGCGCTGCAGCCCGAGCCGCACATGGTGGCGACCTCGTCGGCGCGCGCCGGCATCCAGAACCTGGTGCGATCGATGGCAAGCGAGTTCGCCCCCGATCGCATTCGCGTCAACTCGATCCTGATCGGACTGGTGGAGTCGGGGCAGTGGCGGCGGCGCTTTGCCGAGCAGGGCGAAGGCAAGACCTGGCAGGAGTGGACCGGGGAGCTCGCGCGCAAGAAGCAAATCCAGTTGCAACGTCTGGGCAAGCCTGAAGAGGCGGCCGCGGCGATCTTTTTCCTGGCCAGCCCGCAATCGTCCTATACGACGGGCAGCCACATCGATGTTTCCGGAGGCCTGGCAAGACATGTCTAA
- a CDS encoding IclR family transcriptional regulator, whose translation MQDTLDDEVAEAAPAESRYLVPGLERGLRILTQFSPRESVFSAPELSQRLGIPRTTVFRLLQTLEAMGFLERAGSEKNFRLGVAVLRLGFEYLSSLELTDLGIPIIERLRDATQLTSHIVIRDGRDIVFVAKAQSVAGVFNSIKVNVGTRLPAHATVHGHVLMGDLTLAELRALYPEKTLEKYTPQTPETLAELFERVREDAERGYAVSASSFERGISVVSAPVRNDAGRICAAITVTIPRANIDSAMLDAGLIGQVREAADALSHRLNYRPGGDGRTSPYMKSLGLK comes from the coding sequence ATGCAGGACACGCTGGACGACGAAGTCGCCGAGGCGGCGCCCGCCGAATCGCGTTACCTCGTGCCGGGGCTGGAGCGCGGCCTGCGCATCCTGACGCAATTCTCGCCGCGCGAGTCGGTCTTCAGCGCACCGGAGCTCTCGCAGCGCCTCGGTATTCCGCGCACGACGGTCTTCCGTTTGCTGCAAACGCTTGAGGCGATGGGCTTTCTCGAGCGCGCGGGCAGCGAAAAGAACTTCCGTCTGGGCGTGGCGGTGCTGCGTCTGGGCTTCGAATACCTGAGCTCGCTGGAGCTCACCGATCTGGGCATTCCCATCATCGAGCGGCTGCGCGATGCCACCCAGCTGACGTCGCACATCGTGATTCGCGACGGGCGCGACATCGTGTTCGTGGCCAAGGCGCAGAGCGTGGCCGGGGTGTTCAATTCGATCAAGGTCAACGTCGGTACGCGCTTGCCTGCGCATGCCACGGTCCACGGCCATGTGCTGATGGGCGATCTCACGCTCGCCGAACTGCGTGCGCTGTATCCCGAGAAGACGCTGGAGAAATACACGCCGCAGACCCCCGAGACGCTCGCCGAGTTGTTCGAGCGCGTGCGCGAGGACGCCGAACGCGGGTATGCCGTCTCGGCCTCGTCCTTCGAGCGCGGCATAAGCGTCGTGAGCGCGCCGGTACGCAACGACGCGGGCCGCATCTGCGCCGCGATCACGGTCACGATCCCGCGCGCGAACATCGATTCGGCAATGCTCGACGCGGGACTGATCGGGCAGGTGCGCGAAGCCGCCGACGCGCTCTCGCACCGTCTGAATTACCGGCCGGGCGGCGACGGCCGCACCTCCCCCTACATGAAGTCACTGGGATTGAAATGA
- a CDS encoding alpha/beta fold hydrolase: MQAQANSSEVSEVSADADVPDVAALRARLAAFPYRTVTTRAGTVGYRCATAQAADAVPVVMLHGIGSGAASWLAQFEATGLGASLYAWDAPGYGQTTNVAPAEPDADAYADALEAWLDALGLARVAVAGHSLGAIMASRFAARAPHRVLGLFLCSPAGGYGKADPAVRAAKRDSRLAMLHKLGPAGMARERSDNLVAPNAADLPRAWVKWNMSRVRPEGYAQATHLLSNGDVAGDLARYTAAKAGPVAVAVGAQDAVTPPASCQTIADVAGVPLQIIEGAGHASYIETPDVLDAALAAWLGRIAAGER, encoded by the coding sequence ATGCAAGCCCAAGCCAACTCGTCCGAAGTGTCCGAAGTGTCCGCAGACGCCGATGTCCCCGATGTCGCCGCCCTGCGCGCGCGCCTGGCGGCCTTCCCGTATCGCACCGTCACCACGCGCGCGGGGACCGTCGGCTATCGCTGCGCGACGGCGCAAGCCGCTGATGCCGTCCCTGTGGTGATGCTGCACGGCATCGGGTCGGGGGCGGCGTCGTGGCTGGCGCAGTTCGAAGCGACGGGCCTTGGCGCCTCGCTTTATGCCTGGGATGCCCCTGGCTACGGTCAGACAACGAATGTCGCGCCTGCCGAGCCGGATGCCGACGCCTACGCCGACGCCCTCGAAGCGTGGCTCGATGCGCTCGGTCTTGCGCGCGTGGCGGTGGCCGGCCATTCGCTCGGCGCGATCATGGCGTCGAGGTTTGCCGCGCGTGCGCCGCACCGCGTGCTCGGCCTGTTTCTGTGCTCGCCGGCAGGGGGCTACGGCAAGGCCGACCCGGCAGTACGGGCGGCCAAGCGCGACAGCCGCCTGGCGATGCTTCACAAACTCGGTCCCGCGGGCATGGCGCGCGAACGCAGCGACAACCTCGTGGCACCGAACGCGGCCGACCTGCCGCGCGCCTGGGTGAAGTGGAACATGTCGCGGGTGCGGCCCGAGGGCTACGCGCAGGCGACCCATCTGCTCTCGAACGGCGATGTGGCGGGCGACCTGGCCCGGTACACGGCGGCCAAGGCCGGCCCCGTCGCGGTGGCCGTCGGCGCCCAGGATGCCGTCACCCCTCCCGCGAGCTGCCAGACGATTGCCGACGTCGCCGGTGTGCCGCTTCAGATTATCGAAGGGGCCGGCCACGCGTCTTACATTGAAACGCCCGACGTGCTCGATGCCGCGCTTGCCGCGTGGCTTGGGCGCATTGCGGCAGGGGAGCGTTGA
- a CDS encoding cupin domain-containing protein: MAQAEAKNTATPQAVESWTQAEGQSFAEWLDTRVARFSTRKYDWDALKFQADYDPKYRRAQMRYVGTGGTGVARDANTVPAGHFTFSTMVIPAGNIGPSHIHMDVEEIFFVMRGKMKVICERDGETWEAILGERDLISVPPGVYRTEINIGDEDALMCVMLGSQKPVTPTYPPDSPLAKIKREQK; encoded by the coding sequence ATGGCGCAAGCCGAAGCTAAAAATACCGCGACGCCCCAGGCCGTCGAGAGCTGGACGCAGGCCGAAGGACAGTCGTTCGCCGAATGGCTGGATACGCGCGTGGCGCGCTTTTCCACGCGCAAGTACGACTGGGACGCCCTGAAGTTCCAGGCCGACTACGACCCGAAGTATCGCCGCGCGCAGATGCGCTACGTGGGCACGGGTGGCACGGGCGTGGCGCGCGACGCCAACACGGTGCCCGCCGGCCACTTCACGTTCTCCACGATGGTGATTCCGGCCGGCAACATCGGACCGAGCCACATTCACATGGACGTCGAGGAAATCTTCTTCGTGATGCGCGGCAAGATGAAGGTGATCTGCGAGCGCGACGGCGAGACGTGGGAAGCGATTCTGGGTGAGCGCGACCTGATCTCGGTGCCGCCGGGCGTGTATCGCACGGAGATCAACATCGGCGACGAAGACGCGCTCATGTGCGTGATGCTCGGCTCGCAAAAGCCGGTCACGCCCACGTATCCGCCCGATTCGCCGCTCGCGAAGATCAAGCGCGAGCAAAAGTAA
- a CDS encoding SDR family oxidoreductase, whose amino-acid sequence MTELPIPALDTATLAPLDGKKLLITGGARGLGEGFVRAAAARGAAVTIADIAAPAGEALAEALRKAGHAVSFVRVDLSDPTSIEAAARAAAEQMGGIDGLVNNGAITNSGGKPATELSLETWDAVMNVNVRGTWLMTMAALPFLRASGQGRVVNIASDTALWGAPRLLAYTASKGAVMAMTRSLARELGPDGITVNAIAPGLVEVEATAYVPAERHRHYLEGRALPRAQVPDDVIGPVLFLLSDASRFVTGQVLPVNGGFVMY is encoded by the coding sequence GTGACCGAACTGCCCATCCCCGCGCTCGACACCGCTACGCTTGCGCCGCTCGACGGCAAGAAGCTGCTGATCACGGGCGGCGCCCGTGGCCTTGGCGAAGGTTTCGTCCGCGCGGCCGCCGCGCGGGGCGCCGCGGTGACGATTGCCGATATCGCCGCGCCGGCCGGAGAGGCGCTGGCCGAAGCGCTGCGCAAGGCCGGCCACGCCGTGTCGTTCGTGCGCGTCGATCTGTCGGACCCAACCTCGATCGAGGCGGCAGCCAGGGCGGCGGCCGAGCAAATGGGCGGCATCGACGGATTGGTCAACAACGGCGCGATCACCAACTCGGGCGGCAAGCCGGCCACCGAGCTGAGCCTCGAGACGTGGGACGCGGTGATGAATGTCAACGTGCGTGGCACCTGGCTCATGACCATGGCGGCATTGCCGTTCCTGCGCGCCTCGGGTCAGGGGCGTGTCGTGAACATCGCCTCGGACACCGCGTTGTGGGGCGCGCCGCGCCTGCTCGCCTACACCGCCAGCAAGGGCGCGGTCATGGCCATGACGCGTTCGCTCGCACGCGAGCTCGGCCCGGACGGCATCACCGTCAATGCCATCGCGCCGGGCCTCGTCGAAGTCGAGGCCACGGCTTACGTGCCGGCCGAGCGCCATCGCCACTATCTGGAAGGACGTGCGCTGCCGCGCGCGCAGGTGCCGGACGACGTGATCGGTCCCGTGTTGTTCCTGCTCTCCGACGCATCCCGATTCGTGACCGGGCAGGTATTGCCGGTCAACGGCGGTTTTGTCATGTACTGA
- a CDS encoding ABC transporter permease has product MKSLSKTQLTAGSILLLLIFAAVWQWGPTAFGVPEFVLPKLSSTIVEGVRMFEVENLWLHIGVTALEVIAGFVIGSALGVIIGVILGLSPSTEAMLSPYILALQIAPKVAFAPLFVMWMGYTIYPKILVAVLIVFFPVMINVLGAVRSVDPDMVNLVRALCGRRWQIFRFVEFPSAMQALFAGLRIASTLAVIGVTVGELVGGDRGLGYLLVYGEGQGNTAMVFVSIAGLTVIGIAAYAAVVWLERRALHYVPRAAMNIA; this is encoded by the coding sequence ATGAAATCCCTTTCCAAAACGCAACTGACCGCCGGCAGCATTCTGCTGCTGCTGATCTTCGCCGCCGTATGGCAATGGGGCCCGACGGCATTCGGCGTGCCCGAGTTCGTGCTGCCCAAGCTCTCGTCGACGATCGTCGAGGGCGTGCGCATGTTCGAGGTCGAGAACCTCTGGCTGCACATTGGTGTGACGGCGCTCGAAGTGATCGCGGGCTTCGTCATCGGCTCGGCGCTGGGCGTGATCATCGGTGTAATTCTCGGCCTGTCGCCGTCGACCGAGGCGATGCTCTCGCCGTACATCCTTGCGTTGCAGATCGCGCCGAAGGTGGCGTTCGCGCCGTTGTTCGTGATGTGGATGGGCTACACCATCTACCCGAAGATCCTCGTCGCGGTGCTGATCGTCTTTTTCCCCGTGATGATCAACGTGCTCGGCGCGGTGCGCTCGGTCGATCCCGACATGGTCAATCTGGTGCGTGCGCTGTGCGGCCGCCGCTGGCAGATTTTCCGCTTCGTCGAATTCCCGTCGGCCATGCAGGCGCTGTTCGCCGGCTTGCGCATCGCCTCCACGCTCGCCGTGATCGGCGTGACCGTGGGCGAACTGGTCGGCGGTGACCGGGGCCTGGGCTACCTGCTCGTCTACGGCGAGGGTCAGGGCAACACCGCGATGGTGTTCGTCTCCATCGCCGGCCTGACCGTCATCGGTATTGCCGCGTACGCCGCGGTGGTCTGGCTCGAACGCCGTGCGCTGCACTACGTGCCGCGCGCCGCGATGAACATCGCCTGA
- a CDS encoding ABC transporter ATP-binding protein yields MLRSIQLKDANVAEAHAEARQAQPASAPMPFAIEYRGVTRRFRNRQGKGEMTAVSNVSIGIKAGEFVSLIGPSGCGKSTLLNMGAGLYAPSEGQVTLAGKPVRGPSQQVAFMLQKDLLMPWRSIQKNVELGMQIRGRGKAERAEVARALLARCHLKGFENHYPHQLSGGMRQRAALARTLAVEPDVLLMDEPFSALDAQTKMVLQQDLAQMLAAEGKTALMITHDLAEAIALSDRVFVMSERPGTIIEEITVDLPHRDNPIERRKQAGMNEYVAHLMELLKVGRDDHLG; encoded by the coding sequence ATGCTCAGGTCGATTCAATTGAAGGACGCGAACGTTGCCGAGGCCCATGCCGAGGCGCGTCAGGCGCAGCCCGCGTCGGCACCCATGCCGTTCGCGATCGAGTACCGCGGCGTCACGCGTCGGTTCAGGAATCGCCAGGGCAAGGGCGAGATGACGGCCGTCTCGAACGTGTCGATCGGCATCAAGGCGGGTGAGTTCGTCTCGCTCATCGGGCCGAGCGGCTGCGGCAAAAGCACGCTGCTCAACATGGGCGCCGGCCTGTACGCGCCGAGCGAAGGGCAGGTGACGCTCGCGGGCAAGCCGGTGCGCGGACCCTCGCAGCAGGTCGCATTCATGCTGCAGAAGGATTTGCTCATGCCGTGGCGCTCGATCCAGAAGAACGTGGAGCTGGGCATGCAGATTCGCGGACGCGGCAAGGCCGAACGTGCCGAGGTCGCCCGGGCGTTGCTCGCGCGCTGCCATCTGAAGGGCTTCGAGAATCACTATCCGCACCAGTTGTCGGGCGGCATGCGTCAGCGCGCGGCGCTCGCGCGCACGCTGGCCGTCGAGCCCGACGTGCTGCTCATGGACGAGCCATTCTCGGCGCTCGACGCGCAAACCAAGATGGTGCTCCAGCAGGATCTCGCGCAAATGCTCGCCGCCGAGGGCAAGACGGCGCTGATGATCACGCACGATCTGGCCGAAGCGATCGCGCTGTCGGATCGCGTGTTCGTGATGAGCGAGCGCCCGGGCACGATCATCGAAGAGATCACGGTCGATCTGCCGCATCGCGACAATCCCATCGAGCGGCGCAAGCAGGCCGGCATGAACGAGTACGTCGCGCATCTGATGGAACTGCTCAAGGTCGGCCGCGACGACCACCTCGGTTGA
- a CDS encoding porin — MTKLAAAMLLAAGVPVAAHAQSNVTLYGSMDAGVAYVNNQGGSANWMAQQGATQPDRWGFRGVEDLGGGNRAIFLLENGFSTLSGNTIKAGSMFNRQSWVGLQSDRMGTLTLGHMTTFNFDWLGPMSTAYLGMNWYMFHPGNLDELANTSVVQVDNSVRYVTPDFAGFKAGAMISLGNTTNFANGRKWSVAANYTNGGFKASAVYSNENNRTPNVAVLGGATFQGQPVGAYAASNVENMGAGMSYGFGSWLLHALYTRVKLQSPGYSDTYQSFDAGANYATSVANTITFGAASTNMSGKRWTQFSLGDVYALSKRTQVYLSGVYQHASGNGAITAINTIGASSTSNQLVIISGVHHAF; from the coding sequence ATGACGAAGCTGGCGGCGGCCATGCTGCTGGCGGCGGGCGTGCCGGTCGCGGCGCATGCGCAGAGCAACGTGACGTTGTACGGCAGCATGGACGCCGGCGTGGCCTACGTGAACAATCAGGGTGGCAGCGCCAACTGGATGGCGCAACAGGGCGCCACGCAGCCGGATCGCTGGGGCTTTCGCGGCGTGGAGGATCTGGGTGGCGGCAATCGTGCCATCTTCCTGTTGGAGAATGGCTTCTCGACCCTGAGCGGCAACACGATCAAGGCGGGTTCGATGTTCAACCGACAGTCGTGGGTGGGCCTGCAATCCGACAGGATGGGCACGCTGACGCTCGGTCACATGACGACGTTCAACTTTGACTGGCTGGGGCCGATGAGCACCGCCTATCTGGGGATGAACTGGTACATGTTCCACCCGGGCAACCTCGACGAACTCGCGAACACGTCGGTTGTCCAGGTGGACAACTCTGTGCGCTACGTCACGCCGGATTTCGCGGGCTTCAAGGCCGGCGCCATGATTTCCCTGGGCAACACGACGAACTTCGCCAACGGTCGCAAGTGGAGCGTGGCGGCGAACTATACGAACGGCGGCTTCAAGGCGTCGGCGGTGTACTCGAACGAGAACAACCGTACACCCAACGTGGCCGTGCTCGGTGGCGCGACTTTCCAGGGGCAGCCGGTGGGGGCCTACGCGGCGTCGAATGTCGAGAACATGGGGGCCGGCATGTCGTACGGCTTCGGTTCGTGGCTGCTGCACGCGCTCTACACCCGCGTGAAGCTCCAGTCGCCCGGCTACAGCGATACCTACCAGTCGTTCGACGCCGGTGCGAACTACGCCACGAGCGTTGCCAACACGATCACGTTCGGCGCGGCGTCCACCAACATGTCGGGCAAACGCTGGACGCAGTTCAGCCTGGGTGACGTCTATGCGCTGTCCAAGCGCACCCAGGTCTATCTGAGCGGCGTGTACCAGCACGCCAGCGGCAACGGCGCGATCACGGCCATCAATACGATCGGCGCGTCGTCGACGTCGAACCAGCTCGTCATCATTTCCGGCGTGCATCACGCGTTCTGA
- a CDS encoding FAD-dependent monooxygenase, which translates to MQAPLIGINGAGIGGLAAAIGLLRAGFRVRVFEQAAQFARVGADINLTPNAVRALDGLGVGDALRETAAQPSHRISRTWDTGEETSRLEMAQTAQAKYGAPQLTMHRADLLQALERAVPADAIALSKKLVSFEAPPQGQPGSIRLTFADGAHDDVDVLIGADGIHSVVRTGLFGPESPEFTGVVAYRAVVPAHRLDGLPNLGAFTKWWGPNPSSQIVTFPLNLGRDIFVFATTPQDSWTLESWTAPGDVNELRAMYADYHGEARALLDACDSVLKSALYVRDPLPQWSRERVSLLGDACHPMMPFMAQGAGMAIEDAVVLSRHLAAAGTQADAVSLADALGRYEAARRERTARVQIGSRGNQWLKEGGNADWVYEYDAWQTPLAA; encoded by the coding sequence ATGCAAGCTCCCCTCATCGGCATCAACGGCGCCGGCATCGGCGGTCTGGCCGCGGCCATCGGTTTGCTGCGCGCCGGATTTCGCGTGCGCGTGTTCGAGCAGGCGGCGCAGTTCGCCCGTGTTGGCGCCGACATCAATCTGACGCCGAACGCCGTGCGTGCGCTCGACGGTCTCGGTGTTGGCGACGCGTTGCGCGAGACAGCGGCGCAGCCGAGCCACCGGATCAGCCGCACTTGGGACACCGGCGAAGAGACGTCGCGTCTGGAGATGGCGCAGACCGCGCAGGCGAAGTACGGCGCGCCACAGCTCACGATGCATCGCGCGGATCTGCTCCAGGCGCTGGAGCGGGCCGTGCCCGCCGACGCAATCGCGCTCAGCAAGAAGCTCGTGTCGTTCGAGGCGCCGCCGCAGGGGCAACCCGGATCGATTCGCCTCACCTTTGCCGACGGCGCGCATGACGACGTGGACGTGCTCATCGGTGCCGACGGTATCCACTCGGTGGTGAGAACCGGCCTGTTCGGGCCGGAGTCGCCGGAGTTCACGGGCGTGGTCGCGTATCGCGCGGTGGTGCCTGCGCACAGGCTAGACGGCCTGCCGAATCTCGGCGCGTTCACGAAGTGGTGGGGCCCGAACCCGTCGAGCCAGATCGTGACCTTCCCGCTCAACCTCGGGCGCGATATCTTCGTGTTCGCCACGACGCCGCAAGACAGCTGGACACTCGAATCGTGGACGGCGCCGGGCGACGTGAACGAGTTGCGGGCCATGTATGCCGATTACCACGGCGAGGCCCGCGCCTTGCTCGATGCGTGCGACAGCGTGCTGAAGTCGGCGCTGTACGTGCGCGATCCGTTGCCGCAGTGGTCACGCGAGCGCGTATCGCTGCTGGGCGACGCCTGCCATCCGATGATGCCGTTCATGGCACAGGGCGCGGGCATGGCGATCGAGGATGCTGTGGTACTGTCTCGCCACCTCGCCGCGGCCGGCACGCAGGCCGACGCCGTGTCGCTGGCGGACGCACTCGGACGCTACGAAGCCGCGCGCCGCGAGCGCACGGCGCGCGTGCAGATCGGCTCGCGCGGCAATCAGTGGCTCAAGGAAGGCGGCAACGCCGACTGGGTCTACGAATACGACGCGTGGCAGACACCGCTCGCGGCTTAA
- a CDS encoding IclR family transcriptional regulator gives MTKAAPDTDRADGAADAPDTAQAGLVTPVMRALKLLRFVADGGSTANLSEVGRRIGVNRVTVMRLIETLQFEGVLEPLAQGGHRLGLGFLTLAATALAGEDHLATARRVLTRVTGETGLSSYLTVLDGANVRYLLCETPALPLVSNIRAGSRVTAHLTAPGRALLAHLSGERRRALLGPEPLAAVTAQSARTYAALDAQLAADRDAGCAWSQDGFEAGIDACAAAVLDSHGRPLAALSVAGPRTLVGTDPRTRERTARAVKSGAADLAVLLTDSPAFLAAAERG, from the coding sequence ATGACGAAAGCCGCACCCGACACCGACCGCGCCGACGGCGCCGCGGATGCCCCCGACACAGCGCAAGCCGGTCTCGTCACACCGGTCATGCGCGCGCTCAAGCTGCTCCGCTTCGTGGCGGACGGCGGCTCGACGGCGAACCTGAGCGAGGTCGGTCGTCGCATCGGGGTGAACCGCGTGACCGTCATGCGCCTGATCGAGACGCTGCAGTTCGAGGGCGTGCTCGAACCGCTCGCGCAAGGCGGTCATCGACTCGGACTCGGGTTCCTGACGCTCGCGGCCACTGCGCTGGCGGGCGAGGATCATCTGGCGACGGCGCGACGCGTGCTCACGCGCGTGACGGGCGAGACGGGGCTGTCGAGTTACCTGACCGTGCTGGACGGCGCAAACGTACGCTATCTGCTGTGCGAGACGCCGGCCTTGCCGCTGGTGAGCAATATTCGTGCAGGCAGTCGCGTCACCGCGCATCTGACAGCGCCGGGGCGGGCCTTGCTCGCGCATTTGAGCGGGGAACGCCGCCGCGCGTTGCTTGGACCGGAGCCGCTTGCGGCGGTGACGGCGCAAAGCGCACGCACGTACGCCGCGCTCGACGCCCAGCTGGCCGCAGATCGCGACGCGGGCTGTGCGTGGAGCCAGGACGGATTCGAAGCGGGCATCGACGCCTGCGCCGCGGCCGTGCTCGACAGCCATGGCCGACCGCTCGCCGCGCTGAGCGTGGCCGGACCACGCACGCTTGTCGGCACCGACCCCCGCACCCGCGAGCGCACGGCCCGCGCCGTGAAGTCCGGCGCCGCCGACCTGGCCGTGTTGCTGACGGATTCACCGGCGTTTCTCGCCGCTGCCGAGCGGGGGTGA